DNA from Symphalangus syndactylus isolate Jambi chromosome 22, NHGRI_mSymSyn1-v2.1_pri, whole genome shotgun sequence:
ATGCGCTGCCAGCCCTTGCTTTTGCAGTAGGAGCTGATACTGcgaggggtgggggcgggggtgacCTGAGGGCCGAGGCAAGGGGTTGGGGATGGCGGGCGGCCAGCGGAGGCCGGGCCGGGCCCCGGGAGCAGGCGGTGGGTATTCAGCGGGACCAGGGCCGCCCAGGGCTGCTACTCACATTGTGGCCCCGTTGCTGCCTCCAATGTAGAAGAAGGGCcctggccgggtgctgtgggGCGATGGCTTCCCCCTGCCAGGCAGGAGCCCCTCCAGGAGGGCAGCTGAGGGCCCGGCGGCGCTTGAGTCTGCAGGCGGGTGGCTGGTCAGGAGCCCAGGGGGTCTGGGCGTGGCAGAGGCTCTTTCTGCCCCCTCCAGGTCCGGCCCACAGTGCCCACCTGCGTGGTGGTCTGGCTGGCTTGACTGACACAGGAGTCCCTCCTCCTGGCTGCTCCCCATTGGCCTCTCATGGGCTGGGCCTGTGAACGGGGTGGGGTCCCACTGGGGTGGCTACGGGAGCCGCCCACTCAGCCTGGACATGGCTCCCAGCCCATTTCTCCAAGACCCTGGACAATCCCCCTGGCCGGTCTGGGGCTCAAGTTCAGTCCGAGGTCTGACCCCACCAGGCGGCCTGGGGACTGCTTACACCTGGGGAGGGGCCGTGACCACCGTCCAGGGCCAGCCTTCCCACTGGCAGGTTCCAGGTGGGGGTGGGAAGCTCGGAGCAGGGGGCAGGGAGGTCGCCCCTCCAACCCTCCTCACCAACAGGGCAGTGGCCTGgtgcagggcaggggctgggctgtGAGGCCGGTGCTGGGTGCAGACGTGACGCAGGGATGGTCCCAGGAGGGCAGGGGTCACAATGTCCATGATGATGTCATGGGTGACCCAAGGGGCCATTGTCAGGCCAGGAGACGAGGGGCTGCCCTTCCGGGGGCAGGCAGTGctgcccatggctgcccatggggGTGGTGCCAGCCAGGTGGAACCCTGGGCCGTGGAGTGCGGCAGCTCCCCTCTGTGCATGCAGAGCCTGGCGCCCACAGCTAGCCCCTCTCTCGGAGCAGCGGGGCATGGCCGTGTGTGggtcctgcccctgccccatgaGACTGACTGACTTTCTTGGGGATGGGGCACCTGTCCCAGGGAGGCCTTGGCCTCGGAGAGGTAGGAGGCAACCCAGGGCTGCTCTATTCACCTGGGACTCGAGCCCGAGGCCTCCGCTGGACCCTTGGCCTCTTGCCCCTCTTGGAGCCGGCTTGGGTCCCAGTGGGCGGTCTCCGGTGGTGGACGAACTGCGTGCAGCTGTGGGCCATTGGGCGGGGGGCGCCAGGGCGAGGGCCCTGCAGGGAAGATGCCGCTCTGACCCTCCTGTGGGAACTCCGGGCGGCCCGAGGCCCCAGTGCTTGGATGGAGCAGGCAGTCAGGCCCACCCTGCCCAGGAAAGGGCGCCTCCCAGGGCCGTGGGCTTGAGCCTCTGCGTGTGGCTGGCTCCCGTCTCCGTGGCAGCTGTGGGGCCTGGCGCCGTGTGGGGGCGAGGCTGTCTCTGCACCCTGTCTCTGCCGGGCACGTCCTCCCCGGCCGGAGCTGCTCCGCAGGCGTGGCTGAGCTCGGCCTGGGTGCCAGCTGGAAGGAGGGGCAGCGTCAGGCCTGCTGGGTGGGGCGCCTGCCTgaagagtggagggtgggagggctCCCTGGCCTGAGCAGGGGTCTCCTCTGTCTCTGCTGCTGACCCTGGAGCCCAGTTGTGGGCTGTGTGCCGCCTCCTGGTACCTGCCATCAGGGTTCCTCTGCGGCCACCCCTGGGCGCCAGGCCTGACCCCCAGGACACTGTCCCCAGCAACACCTTCCCATGTTGCAACTTAGGAACTTCTCAGGAATTTTCAGCCAGTCCCTGGACAGATCTTTCTACCTCTGTCTCCAGCGACAAACCCATCCTGGGGCCGCTTGGGAGGTGAGggcttttttttcctgagatggagcttCATTCTTGTCGCCCCGGCTGtggtgcaatggggcgatctcggttcactgcagcctccgcctcccaggttcaagcaattctcctgcctcagcctcccaggtagctgggactacatgtgcccgccaccacgcctggctaactttttggatttttagtagagatgggttttctccgtgttggtcaggctggtctcaaactcccaacctcaggtgatccacctgcctcggcctccgaaagtgctgggattacaggtgtgagccactgcacccagcttaggTGAGGACTTTCAAGGGTTTGAAGGAACTCGCCCAGGAAACGGGAGCACACGGCAGTGTCGGGCAGAGGCTTCGGAAGCTCTGAGGCTGGAGAAGGCTGGGGTAGGCCTGAGGCTCCAGGCTGGGAGCAGAGCTCTCCAAAGGCAGCCCCTGCAGCTGATCTGACCTGCAGAGGCGGCGGCACCGCTTTTGCCCACACGAGGCCTTTGTGtctgcccctccctgccctgcctgaGTGACAGGAGGGAAGGAGACAATGAGGAAGCCCAGGGGCCGGGGAAggtggggaaaccaaggcagccGTCCGCACAGTGACCCAGCTGGGTGGCGCCACTGGGGCCCGTCCTCAGGGAGGAGCAGAACACAGGCTGGGCCCCGCACCTGTGGCCAGGAGAGCCTCACGCCCTCTTCCTAGGGTGGGCTGGGCAAGAATGGAAGAAGTCAGGAGCCCTGagaccccctccccacccagaaCAGGAGGACTTTTGGAAGAGGCTGGACCCTGTGCTGGCACGGAGCAGGTGCGTGCGAGACTCTGCATTAAATGGGAGACCTCAGCTCCTTCTCATGGGTTCTCAGCACCCAGGAGTCCTGCTGGGGAAGGGGATCCTCTAAAGTACTGACTCCCAGCCAAAGGGGCTGCCCAGGCCCAACAGGCATCATCAGAGGGACTCCCAGGTGTGAACAAGAGTGACACACagacggccgggcacggtggctcatgcctgtaatcccagcactttgggaggccgaggcgggcggatcacaaggtcaggagattgagaccatcctggctaacacagtgaaaccttgtctgtactaaaaatgcagaaaattagctgggtgtggtggcaggcgcctgtagtcacagctactcgggaggctgaggcaggcgaatagctcgaacccgggaggtggagcttgcagtgagctgagatcacgccactgcactccagcctgggcgacagagcaagactccatctcaaaaaaaaaaagagtgacacacagacacatctacacacacacactcacagacacagacacacctaCACACAGACGCACAGACACATctacagacatgcacacagacacctgtacacatgcacagacacctGCAGACACCTACAGACacgtctatacacacacacacacacacacagacacccacacacacacagacactgacacacacagacatgcagacaCACAGACGCACAGACACGCAGACGCACACAGACACGCAGACGCAcacagaggaagaggaaaggggagaaaCAGGGAAACAAACCCGCCTGGAAAAGGCTGGGGTGGTGGAGGCAGGACCCCTCAGAGAGCCGCATGCTTTTAAAGCAAAGGCACAGAGAATACAAAAGAGCCGGTGGGAATTAAAAATGCAACACCAGGGTTGGGATTTAAGTCAAGGAAATTGCCCAGAAGGGAACCCTGGGGATGGGGCTGTGGGTGTGAAGCTGAGGTGCTGCGCAGCAGGGTCACCGTGGAGCCCCAGGCCACCGAGGCCACTAGCAGCCCTCCAGCCTTCCTGGGGACACACAGGGCTGGAACCCGCCCAGGAGGCTCCCAGCCGGGAATTCCAGGAATTCCATACCTGGCCTACCAGGTGTGGAGGTGGGAAAAGGTGTAGAGGTGGGAAAAGGTGAGGAGACATCCGTCTCTCCGGGAAGCCTGGAAGACTCACAGGAGTGAGGTGTCAGGGAAAAGATGCAGCAGCTGTGAGCTTGCAGCTGACCTGATGACTGTGTGCCCCAGCCTCTCCAGCTGCACAGCATCAGTCTCTCCAGCTGCACAGCGGCTGGGAGCAGCAGCCTCGCAGGGTTGCTGCAAAGATGGAGTTTCCACATGTAATGTCAGGACAGCACCCACTACACACTGCGAGGTCCACAGGGCTATGGTGATGGTGATTGTGTGGGTGAGGGGGAGGCAGAGAGCTCAGGGACGGCTCAGGATAGGCGGGAACACAAGCACATGTGAAAAGCAAGGCGATCGCCAACTCTGAGGAAAACAAATGGGCGCGACCCGGGGAGGCCGGGCAGCTCTGCCCTAAACATCATTCGTGCCGGGATGATATGGACAGGGCAGCGTGTGGAAGACAAGCCCCTTTCACCGTCCACGGGGAATTTCTGCACTGGAAGCTCCAGAAGCAGCAGCATCAGGTGCTTTTTGGAAACAGGCAGTTAGAAAGTGGAAGCAGAGCACCCACACCCCCACCCAGGAAACTGCCTCCGTCTCTTCTGCTGCAGAAGCAGCAGCTGGAAGAGGCGGCCAGGTGCTGATTTCATTGTAAGCCTGAGGCCTCCTTTGGGCTTTTCTAACTTTGTGTCCTTACTGTGCTCACAAATAACTAAATAAGTTGTGAGCTGTTATTTCTTGTCATTGaaattaaaggttttttttttctttttttgagatgaagtcttgctctgtcacccaggctggagtgcaatggcgcaatctcggctcactgtaacctctgcctcccaggttcaaacaattctcctgcctcagcctcctgagtagctgggattacagttgcctgccgccacgcctggctaatttttgtatttttagtagagacagggtttctccatgttgaccaggctggtctcaaactcctgaccttgtgatccacccacctcggcctcccaaagtgctgggattacaggtgtgagccaccgcccctggacTGAAATCAAAGGTTCCTTAAGCGGCTGCCCACTGTGTGTGTGGTGAACCTGGGGCCTGAACGCAAGTGGGACGCAGACTCCCAAGTGTCGGAGGCCGCTGGCTCCACACGCCTGTCGATCTAGCAAATGCTCTTTGGAGTCTCTGACGGACGCGATTCTAAATCCAGAAGGAAAGCGTCTCACTCTGAGATGCTGACCGACACGTCCTTTATAGTGGTGGGACTCGGAAAACAGGTGACGCCTGGGGTGGAGGACGGTCGTGATGTCCCTCGATGGGGACATGGTGTAAAGGTGGCGTGGAAACTCGGTTCACGACCTTACGATAAATTGTAAAATAATCGTTTTACCTGGTGAGACGAAAAGACCGGCAGGAGACGGCACCCCGGTAGGATGAACAGAAGAGACTTTTAAACCTGAAGAAATCGTCCGAAAAGCGACCACACGTTAGTGTACTGCTGCGAGTTCTCCCCCCAGAATCCAAGCTTGGCCACCTGGGGCCCTAGGAAGGTACTGACATTTTTCGAAGAGCTGGTGCCTCCCTGCCGGAGGCCGCTGTCAGAGGATGCATGACCTGTGGTCTCAAGCAGCGGTCCATCCAGGACTTGCTCTGTGGAGGCAGACCTGGTCCCAGGCCACAGAGCTCGTCCCAGGGCTGCCCAGCCCTCCCACTCCACCCGGTATACACGCAGTTtcctggcctggcctgggccCGAGCCTCTGGCACGGTGGCGCTAGGGTCTGGGACCCGCAGAGCAGGCTCAGCCTGGCCCCACCCTACCCGATCCCTGTCCagtcccctccccagcctccttctTTCCTGGGCAGCCTCCCGAGGGGACCTGCAGGCAGGGCGTAGGAGGGCGGGGCTGAGCCCACTGGACCCCGTCTGGTGGCCGCCGGCGCCTCTTACCTGCCCTGCCCACAAGGTCCTGGGAGCCTGggccaggaaacaacagttgtGACCTGGCAACCGTCTCCTGGCAACCGCCGCCCAGCCGGAACCCAGAGGTGAGCGTGGGTTTTCGGAGGATCAGGAGGGGCTGCTGAGCTGCGGGGCCCGCCCGGGAAGCCGGgctgggggctgaggctggagaaggggTCTCATGGGCACAGCTGCCTCCCAGTCACTGCTGGGCCTGAGCCCTGGTCTCTGCCCCTCCGCCCGGCCCTCCCAGGATGGTCCCTGAGCCGTCTGTCAGGCCCCACCCATGCTCAGCCCCCTAGGACCTGGCCTGGGCCGGGCTCCGCGTGCACCCTGGTGATGTTGGCCGGATACACGGCTCTGGCCTAGGCCAGGCTCCGCGTGCACCCTGGTGATGTTGGCCGGATACACGGCTGCCAATCCCTGAGCATTCTCTGTGCTTCACGTGGTCAGGTCCCTATTCTCACTCCACAGCCCAGGACGAGGTGCCGCTGTGCCCCCCTCTGCAAACAGGAACCGGGGGCTTCGCAAAGTGAGTGCCCCCCAGAGGCGGACTCACATCTGTCAGTCCAAACTGCACCATTCTGTAAGCCCCTCGCTGTGTCACAGACCTCGGCCAAAGTGAAGCATTCCGCAGGCGTTTGGGCCGTGAGGAACAGCCTGCCTGACACCTGACTTGAACACTGCTGGGAAAAACGCCGAGGAACATCACGATTACCTTCTGCGGGAACAAAGGCCAAACAAACGGCCTCATCATGAAGCCGTGCGGCCCGGGCCGCTCCCACCCATATCTATAGGCACCCCAGCCCGTAGGTGGCCGTGGGCTCTGGCATCAAGCTGGTCCCCGCCTCCGCAGGTGTTTGCAATGTACCTGTGTTGCTGTAAAGCAGCCCTTTCTCTATCTCTGTGTGTCTTTAACcctcaccttctctctctcttttttctatatacgaagtctcactctgttgcccaggctggagtgcaatggtacggtcttggctcaccgcaacctccgcctcccaggatcaagcgattctcctgcctcagcctcccgagtagctgggattacaggcgtgcgccacagtgcccggctaatttttgtatttttattattaattttattttttattattttattttatattttatatatttattattttatatcttattttacatattattataattttttattattattaattttagggggtttcaccatgttggccaggctggtctcgaactcctgacctcaggtgatctgcctgcctgggcctcccaaagtgctgggattacaggcgtgagccaccgcgcctggcctgccctTGCCTTCTCTTTGAAATACCTAATGATACCAGGTCTGGGAGTCCTGGGCTCCTGGCATAACCCCTAGCACGGTCTGATCCCCTCTGCCTCAAACCCTGAGCCTCCAGCCACATGTCCCCTACCCATCCGTGTCCTTCAGAGCTTTGTGTGGGTCACAAGGGCCTCTCTGCTTAGGGTCCCCTTGCAGGGGGCTGGTGGTGTCCCCAAAAGAAAACCACATCCTAGCCCTGAAACCtcaaatgtgactttatttagaaGAAGGGGCTTTGCAGGTGGGGTTACGTCAGGATCTCTGGTGACATCACCCAGGGTTCCCTGGGCAGGCCCTGAATCAATGACCTCTGCCCCtctgagagggaggaggaaagaggagacGCAGACGTTGGGGAGACGCCGTGGGACCGGGGGGCAGAGATGAGTGACACGGCCACAGCTGAGCTGGCAGGGGCTGAGGAGGCAGACAGCATCCTCCCCTGAAGCCCCCAGGGGGGTGCAGCCTGCCTGCCCCATGGCTTTGGAGTTCTGGCCTCCAGATGCGGGCATAAGTGTCTGTTGTTGTGCCTCCCTGTGTGGTTTTTCAGCAGCCGGGAGGAGAAGGCACCCTTTCGAGAGTGTAGTGCCCGCTCCAGAGCCACCTCCCTGACCCACGCCGGGGCTGCAGCCTGGGGGTTCCCCGCTCTGGGCCCCTGGAGCCTGAGCTGTGGGGGAAGAAGGGGCCCCGGCTGTCCCTGGGGAGCCCCTGCAAGGAAGAGGGAGCTCTCGGAAGCGGGGCGGTGGGGGGCGTCTCCCACCCGTCTTCCTGGTTCTGTCCAGCTGGGAACAGTGTCCTCGTCCACTCCCCACATTTCCACCTTGTGCCTGGTGCTCAAGCTTTGGGATGGTCCTGCCGGACCCTGGTGAGGAGCAGACCCAGGAGGCCCCTCTGCCCTCTGGGAGCCTCAGGTCAGGCGGcaggtggggctggggcaggtcCTGGACTGAGTGGCTGGGCCTTCGGGGAGTGGGGCCCACCTGGTGGGGGTGATGGATGGGGGCCCCTTCAGTGGCTCCTGTGGCTCTCCAGGGTGGGAGCAGCAGATCCGGGTTCGGAAGCTCTGGCTCTGGGAAGGGGCCTATGTGTGCCCCCTCCTCcccgaggccgaggcaggtggcctGGCAGGAGCTGATGGGGATGGGAAGGACTCGCCCAGCTCCTCTCCAGAGCTGACCTTTCCGGGAACAGAGCAAGGCAGGGTCCTGGCCCCTGGGCTGGGAGGGGGAGCCCCATGTTCGTCTTCATGGCACACCAGCCTTTGGAGGATGTGATCTGGACACACACCTGGGAGGACGGGTTTCCCTGTGTGGGGGGAGAGGGGGTGCAGCGGGCAGGTCCCCCAACCCCTGCAGCCTCCCTTCCCTGGGGCCCCACACAGGCCTGAGGACTCCTCACCGCCCTCAGAAGCCCCCAGGCTCCCCAGCCAGGCACTACCTcatccctcacagcttccctgaGTTCAAACTTGAAAACTCTGCCTCTTAATCCCAAAATCTGGGTGGTGTGGCAGCCACGGATACCTGCAGCCCCAGCAAGGTTCCTGCGCAGGGCGGGTGGGAGCGGGGCCTCGGGCTGTGGGTGTGCCTGGCCCTCGTGTCCAGGTGGGTGCAGCCCCCAGGGCCAGGCAGAGTGGGGGAGGCCCGGCACCCCTTGGGCAGTGGGTGGGGTCTCCAGGCAGGCCAGGCCCTGCCACGGGAAGGGAGGTGGCCCCTTTGCCACCAACCAGTGGCTGTCACCATGGCAGGTGTGGTTGGACCAGGAAGCCCTCCTCGCTGGCGCCTGTCTGCCTCCATCCTGTCCCCAGGCCTTGCTCCTGCTGGCCTGCACCATACGCTGTTGGTCACCTGCTCAGAGAGGCCCCCCAGGGCCACCAGCTTCTCCCTCAGTAGCTTCCTTCAGCACAGGCTGAGGTGTCTCCACTCAGGGACTCCCCCTTCCCCCAGAACCTTGACCTGAGCTGAGCACAG
Protein-coding regions in this window:
- the TTLL10 gene encoding inactive polyglycylase TTLL10 isoform X5; amino-acid sequence: MDRCLRPQVMHPLTAASGREAPALRKMFKSLFCSSYRGAVSCRSFRLTSWHPGRAQPRLRSSSGRGGRARQRQGAETASPPHGARPHSCHGDGSQPHAEAQAHGPGRRPFLGRVGLTACSIQALGPRAARSSHRRVRAASSLQGPRPGAPRPMAHSCTQFVHHRRPPTGTQAGSKRGKRPRVQRRPRARVPGPAHERPMGSSQEEGLLCQSSQPDHHAGGHCGPDLEGAERASATPRPPGLLTSHPPADSSAAGPSAALLEGLLPGRGKPSPHSTRPGPFFYIGGSNGATIISSYCKSKGWQRIQDSRRDDYTLKWCEVKSRDSYGSFREGEQLLYQLPNNKLLTTKIGLLSTLRGRARAMSKASKAPGGAQARLEKDAAVPTLEDLPWTSPGHLRPQRVLRMEEFFPETYRLDLKHEREAFFTLFDETQIWICKPTASNQGKGIFLLRNQEEVAALQAKTRSMEDDPIHHKTPFRGPQARVVQRYIQNPLLLDGRKFDVRSYLLIACTTPYMIFFGHGYARLTLSLYDPHSSDLSGHLTNQFMQKKSPLYMLLKEGTVWSMERLNCHINDTFWKAQGLPKDWVFTTLTVRPLCPPVWG